Proteins encoded together in one Pongo abelii isolate AG06213 chromosome 8, NHGRI_mPonAbe1-v2.0_pri, whole genome shotgun sequence window:
- the ZNF438 gene encoding zinc finger protein 438 isoform X9: MHILSSEHFDGINHKLHARTVKGESNIPSGTIQSRKGLQNKSQFRTIAPKIVPKVLTSRMLPCHSPSHSDQVNLGPSINSKPLGMSTQNYALMQVAGQEGTFSLVALPHVASAQPIQKPRMSLPENLKLPIPRYQPPRNSKGSRKKPILIFPKSGCSKAPAQTQMCPQMSPSPPHHPELLYKPSPFEEVPSLEQAPASISTAALTNGSDHGDLRPPVTNTHGSLNPPATPASPTPEEPAKQDLTDLSGKAHFVSKITSSKPSAVVSEKFKEQVYLAKTMTSLSPAILGNAVQLISSVPKGKLPIPPYSRMKTTEVYKIKSDANIAGFSLPGPKADCDKISSTTEGFNAATKVASKLPVPQVSQQSACESAFCPPTKLDLNHKTKLNSGAAKRKGRKWKVPDEILAFQGKRRKCIINKCRDGKERVKNDPQEFRDQKLGTLKKYRSIMPKPIMVIPTLASLASPTIQSQMLGGLGQDVLLNNSLTPKYLGCKQDNSSSPKPSSVFRNGFSGIKKPWHRCHVCNHHFQFKQHLQDHMNTHTNRRPYSCRICRKSYVRPGSLSTHMKLHHGENRLKKLMCCEFCAKVFGHIRVYFGHLKEVHRVVISTEPAPSELQPGDIPKNRDVSVQGMEGSLERENKSNLEEDFLLNQAGEVKLQIKCGRCQITAQSFAEIKFHLLYVHGEEIQGRLQEGTFPGSKGTQEELVQHASHDWKRHPERGKPEKVHSSSEESHACPRLKRQLHLHQNGVEMPIENEGPQSGTNKPRETCQGPECPGLHTVLLWSRSGFNCLLCAEMLGQKEDLLHHWKHQHNCEDPSKLWAILNTVSNQGVIELSSEAEK; encoded by the exons GTGAATCAAACATCCCTTCTGGAACAATACAGAGTAGGAAAGGTTTGCAGAATAAGAGTCAGTTTAGGACCATCGCACCAAAAATTGTGCCCAAAGTCCTAACGTCCAGAATGCTGCCATGTCATTCACCATCACACTCTGATCAGGTGAATCTGGGACCCTCCATCAACTCCAAGCCTCTGGGGATGTCCACCCAGAACTATGCCCTGATGCAGGTTGCTGGCCAGGAGGGGACATTTTCTCTTGTTGCTCTGCCACATGTTGCCTCAGCTCAGCCAATTCAGAAACCCAGAATGTCCCTACCTGAAAACCTGAAACTTCCTATTCCTAGATATCAACCCCCTAGAAATAGCAAAGGATCAAGAAAGAAACCCATCCTGATCTTTCCTAAGAGTGGCTGTAGCAAAGCTCCTGCCCAAACCCAAATGTGTCCTCAGATGTCCCCTTCCCCACCTCACCACCCTGAACTCCTGTACAAACCCAGTCCATTTGAGGAAGTGCCATCACTAGAGCAAGCCCCAGCCAGCATTAGCACAGCTGCGCTGACCAATGGAAGTGACCATGGGGACTTGAGACCACCGGTGACCAACACCCATGGCAGTCTGAACCCTCCTGCTACCCCAGCATCACCCACACCAGAGGAGCCTGCCAAGCAGGACCTCACAGATCTTTCAGGGAAAGCACACTTTGTAAGCAAGATAACATCTAGTAAACCTTCTGCTGTTGTCAGtgaaaaatttaaagaacaaGTTTATCTTGCAAAAACCATGACCAGTTTATCACCAGCCATTCTTGGCAATGCAGTTCAGTTGATCTCTTCAGTCCCCAAAGGGAAACTGCCAATCCCACCCTACTCAAGAATGAAGACAACGGAGGTTTACAAAATCAAATCAGATGCTAACATTGCAGGTTTTTCTTTACCAGGACCTAAGGCCGACTGTGATAAGATATCCTCCACCACAGAAGGCTTTAATGCAGCCACCAAGGTGGCAAGCAAGCTACCTGTTCCACAAGTGTCACAGCAGAGTGCCTGTGAAAGTGCCTTTTGTCCACCCACCAAACTTGATCTtaaccacaaaacaaaactgaacagTGGAGcagcaaagagaaaaggaagaaaatggaaggtACCAGATGAAATTTTGGCATTTcagggaaaaaggagaaaatgtatcATTAATAAGTGTAGAGATGgtaaagaaagagtaaaaaatgATCCCCAAGAATTCAGAGACCAAAAGCTGGGGACCCTGAAAAAATATCGTAGCATTATGCCCAAACCTATCATGGTcatacccactttggcctccctggCTTCTCCAACTATACAGTCCCAGATGCTTGGGGGCCTAGGACAGGATGTTTTGTTAAATAATTCACTCACTCCTAAATATCTTGGCTGTAAGCAAGACAACAGCTCTTCCCCTAAGCCCAGCTCCGTGTTCAGAAATGGATTCTCTGGCATTAAGAAGCCTTGGCACAGATGTCACGTCTGCAACCACCACTTCCAGTTCAAACAGCACCTTCAAGACCACATGAATACACACACCAACAGACGCCCTTACAGTTGTCGGATATGTCGCAAGTCCTACGTACGTCCTGGCAGCCTGAGCACACACATGAAACTTCATCATGGTGAGAACCGTCTGAAGAAACTCATGTGTTGTGAATTTTGTGCAAAAGTGTTTGGCCACATCCGAGTCTATTTTGGCCATCTGAAAGAAGTGCATAGGGTTGTGATCAGCACTGAGCCCGCTCCCAGTGAACTGCAGCCAGGAGACATACCAAAGAACAGAGACGTGAGTGTGCAAGGCATGGAGGGATCATTGGAGAG GGAAAACAAGTCCAACCTGGAAGAAGACTTCCTTCTAAACCAGGCAGGTGAAGTCAAATTACAAATCAAATGTGGTCGTTGTCAGATTACTGCTCAGTCTTTTGcggaaataaaatttcatttactttATGTTCACGGAGAGGAAATTCAGGGCAGGCTACAAGAAGGGACCTTCCCAGGAAGCAAGGGGACTCAGGAAGAGTTGGTGCAGCACGCTAGCCACGACTGGAAAAGGCATCCTGAGAGAGGGAAGCCGGAGAAGGTTCATTCCTCCTCCGAGGAATCACACGCATGTCCAAGACTGAAAAGGCAGCTCCACCTTCATCAGAATGGCGTGGAAATGCCCATAGAAAATGAAGGACCCCAGTCAGGAACCAACAAGCCAAGGGAAACCTGCCAGGGCCCTGAGTGTCCTGGCCTGCACACAGTTCTCTTGTGGTCCCGTTCAGGCTTTAACTGCCTGCTTTGTGCAGAGATGCTGGGACAGAAAGAGGACCTCCTCCACCACTGGAAGCACCAGCATAACTGTGAGGACCCTTCCAAACTGTGGGCTATTTTAAATACAGTCTCCAACCAGGGAGTGATCGAACTTTCCAGTGAAGCTGAGAAATGA
- the ZNF438 gene encoding zinc finger protein 438 isoform X10 has product MQNSLSVPPKDEGESNIPSGTIQSRKGLQNKSQFRTIAPKIVPKVLTSRMLPCHSPSHSDQVNLGPSINSKPLGMSTQNYALMQVAGQEGTFSLVALPHVASAQPIQKPRMSLPENLKLPIPRYQPPRNSKGSRKKPILIFPKSGCSKAPAQTQMCPQMSPSPPHHPELLYKPSPFEEVPSLEQAPASISTAALTNGSDHGDLRPPVTNTHGSLNPPATPASPTPEEPAKQDLTDLSGKAHFVSKITSSKPSAVVSEKFKEQVYLAKTMTSLSPAILGNAVQLISSVPKGKLPIPPYSRMKTTEVYKIKSDANIAGFSLPGPKADCDKISSTTEGFNAATKVASKLPVPQVSQQSACESAFCPPTKLDLNHKTKLNSGAAKRKGRKWKVPDEILAFQGKRRKCIINKCRDGKERVKNDPQEFRDQKLGTLKKYRSIMPKPIMVIPTLASLASPTIQSQMLGGLGQDVLLNNSLTPKYLGCKQDNSSSPKPSSVFRNGFSGIKKPWHRCHVCNHHFQFKQHLQDHMNTHTNRRPYSCRICRKSYVRPGSLSTHMKLHHGENRLKKLMCCEFCAKVFGHIRVYFGHLKEVHRVVISTEPAPSELQPGDIPKNRDVSVQGMEGSLERENKSNLEEDFLLNQAGEVKLQIKCGRCQITAQSFAEIKFHLLYVHGEEIQGRLQEGTFPGSKGTQEELVQHASHDWKRHPERGKPEKVHSSSEESHACPRLKRQLHLHQNGVEMPIENEGPQSGTNKPRETCQGPECPGLHTVLLWSRSGFNCLLCAEMLGQKEDLLHHWKHQHNCEDPSKLWAILNTVSNQGVIELSSEAEK; this is encoded by the exons ATGCAGAATTCTTTATCAGTACCACCAAAAGATGAAG GTGAATCAAACATCCCTTCTGGAACAATACAGAGTAGGAAAGGTTTGCAGAATAAGAGTCAGTTTAGGACCATCGCACCAAAAATTGTGCCCAAAGTCCTAACGTCCAGAATGCTGCCATGTCATTCACCATCACACTCTGATCAGGTGAATCTGGGACCCTCCATCAACTCCAAGCCTCTGGGGATGTCCACCCAGAACTATGCCCTGATGCAGGTTGCTGGCCAGGAGGGGACATTTTCTCTTGTTGCTCTGCCACATGTTGCCTCAGCTCAGCCAATTCAGAAACCCAGAATGTCCCTACCTGAAAACCTGAAACTTCCTATTCCTAGATATCAACCCCCTAGAAATAGCAAAGGATCAAGAAAGAAACCCATCCTGATCTTTCCTAAGAGTGGCTGTAGCAAAGCTCCTGCCCAAACCCAAATGTGTCCTCAGATGTCCCCTTCCCCACCTCACCACCCTGAACTCCTGTACAAACCCAGTCCATTTGAGGAAGTGCCATCACTAGAGCAAGCCCCAGCCAGCATTAGCACAGCTGCGCTGACCAATGGAAGTGACCATGGGGACTTGAGACCACCGGTGACCAACACCCATGGCAGTCTGAACCCTCCTGCTACCCCAGCATCACCCACACCAGAGGAGCCTGCCAAGCAGGACCTCACAGATCTTTCAGGGAAAGCACACTTTGTAAGCAAGATAACATCTAGTAAACCTTCTGCTGTTGTCAGtgaaaaatttaaagaacaaGTTTATCTTGCAAAAACCATGACCAGTTTATCACCAGCCATTCTTGGCAATGCAGTTCAGTTGATCTCTTCAGTCCCCAAAGGGAAACTGCCAATCCCACCCTACTCAAGAATGAAGACAACGGAGGTTTACAAAATCAAATCAGATGCTAACATTGCAGGTTTTTCTTTACCAGGACCTAAGGCCGACTGTGATAAGATATCCTCCACCACAGAAGGCTTTAATGCAGCCACCAAGGTGGCAAGCAAGCTACCTGTTCCACAAGTGTCACAGCAGAGTGCCTGTGAAAGTGCCTTTTGTCCACCCACCAAACTTGATCTtaaccacaaaacaaaactgaacagTGGAGcagcaaagagaaaaggaagaaaatggaaggtACCAGATGAAATTTTGGCATTTcagggaaaaaggagaaaatgtatcATTAATAAGTGTAGAGATGgtaaagaaagagtaaaaaatgATCCCCAAGAATTCAGAGACCAAAAGCTGGGGACCCTGAAAAAATATCGTAGCATTATGCCCAAACCTATCATGGTcatacccactttggcctccctggCTTCTCCAACTATACAGTCCCAGATGCTTGGGGGCCTAGGACAGGATGTTTTGTTAAATAATTCACTCACTCCTAAATATCTTGGCTGTAAGCAAGACAACAGCTCTTCCCCTAAGCCCAGCTCCGTGTTCAGAAATGGATTCTCTGGCATTAAGAAGCCTTGGCACAGATGTCACGTCTGCAACCACCACTTCCAGTTCAAACAGCACCTTCAAGACCACATGAATACACACACCAACAGACGCCCTTACAGTTGTCGGATATGTCGCAAGTCCTACGTACGTCCTGGCAGCCTGAGCACACACATGAAACTTCATCATGGTGAGAACCGTCTGAAGAAACTCATGTGTTGTGAATTTTGTGCAAAAGTGTTTGGCCACATCCGAGTCTATTTTGGCCATCTGAAAGAAGTGCATAGGGTTGTGATCAGCACTGAGCCCGCTCCCAGTGAACTGCAGCCAGGAGACATACCAAAGAACAGAGACGTGAGTGTGCAAGGCATGGAGGGATCATTGGAGAG GGAAAACAAGTCCAACCTGGAAGAAGACTTCCTTCTAAACCAGGCAGGTGAAGTCAAATTACAAATCAAATGTGGTCGTTGTCAGATTACTGCTCAGTCTTTTGcggaaataaaatttcatttactttATGTTCACGGAGAGGAAATTCAGGGCAGGCTACAAGAAGGGACCTTCCCAGGAAGCAAGGGGACTCAGGAAGAGTTGGTGCAGCACGCTAGCCACGACTGGAAAAGGCATCCTGAGAGAGGGAAGCCGGAGAAGGTTCATTCCTCCTCCGAGGAATCACACGCATGTCCAAGACTGAAAAGGCAGCTCCACCTTCATCAGAATGGCGTGGAAATGCCCATAGAAAATGAAGGACCCCAGTCAGGAACCAACAAGCCAAGGGAAACCTGCCAGGGCCCTGAGTGTCCTGGCCTGCACACAGTTCTCTTGTGGTCCCGTTCAGGCTTTAACTGCCTGCTTTGTGCAGAGATGCTGGGACAGAAAGAGGACCTCCTCCACCACTGGAAGCACCAGCATAACTGTGAGGACCCTTCCAAACTGTGGGCTATTTTAAATACAGTCTCCAACCAGGGAGTGATCGAACTTTCCAGTGAAGCTGAGAAATGA
- the ZNF438 gene encoding zinc finger protein 438 isoform X7 — protein MRKLILGVEEQMFCHCHILLDTDWRTIGMCVEESMHILSSEHFDGINHKLHARTVKGESNIPSGTIQSRKGLQNKSQFRTIAPKIVPKVLTSRMLPCHSPSHSDQVNLGPSINSKPLGMSTQNYALMQVAGQEGTFSLVALPHVASAQPIQKPRMSLPENLKLPIPRYQPPRNSKGSRKKPILIFPKSGCSKAPAQTQMCPQMSPSPPHHPELLYKPSPFEEVPSLEQAPASISTAALTNGSDHGDLRPPVTNTHGSLNPPATPASPTPEEPAKQDLTDLSGKAHFVSKITSSKPSAVVSEKFKEQVYLAKTMTSLSPAILGNAVQLISSVPKGKLPIPPYSRMKTTEVYKIKSDANIAGFSLPGPKADCDKISSTTEGFNAATKVASKLPVPQVSQQSACESAFCPPTKLDLNHKTKLNSGAAKRKGRKWKVPDEILAFQGKRRKCIINKCRDGKERVKNDPQEFRDQKLGTLKKYRSIMPKPIMVIPTLASLASPTIQSQMLGGLGQDVLLNNSLTPKYLGCKQDNSSSPKPSSVFRNGFSGIKKPWHRCHVCNHHFQFKQHLQDHMNTHTNRRPYSCRICRKSYVRPGSLSTHMKLHHGENRLKKLMCCEFCAKVFGHIRVYFGHLKEVHRVVISTEPAPSELQPGDIPKNRDVSVQGMEGSLERENKSNLEEDFLLNQAGEVKLQIKCGRCQITAQSFAEIKFHLLYVHGEEIQGRLQEGTFPGSKGTQEELVQHASHDWKRHPERGKPEKVHSSSEESHACPRLKRQLHLHQNGVEMPIENEGPQSGTNKPRETCQGPECPGLHTVLLWSRSGFNCLLCAEMLGQKEDLLHHWKHQHNCEDPSKLWAILNTVSNQGVIELSSEAEK, from the exons GTGAATCAAACATCCCTTCTGGAACAATACAGAGTAGGAAAGGTTTGCAGAATAAGAGTCAGTTTAGGACCATCGCACCAAAAATTGTGCCCAAAGTCCTAACGTCCAGAATGCTGCCATGTCATTCACCATCACACTCTGATCAGGTGAATCTGGGACCCTCCATCAACTCCAAGCCTCTGGGGATGTCCACCCAGAACTATGCCCTGATGCAGGTTGCTGGCCAGGAGGGGACATTTTCTCTTGTTGCTCTGCCACATGTTGCCTCAGCTCAGCCAATTCAGAAACCCAGAATGTCCCTACCTGAAAACCTGAAACTTCCTATTCCTAGATATCAACCCCCTAGAAATAGCAAAGGATCAAGAAAGAAACCCATCCTGATCTTTCCTAAGAGTGGCTGTAGCAAAGCTCCTGCCCAAACCCAAATGTGTCCTCAGATGTCCCCTTCCCCACCTCACCACCCTGAACTCCTGTACAAACCCAGTCCATTTGAGGAAGTGCCATCACTAGAGCAAGCCCCAGCCAGCATTAGCACAGCTGCGCTGACCAATGGAAGTGACCATGGGGACTTGAGACCACCGGTGACCAACACCCATGGCAGTCTGAACCCTCCTGCTACCCCAGCATCACCCACACCAGAGGAGCCTGCCAAGCAGGACCTCACAGATCTTTCAGGGAAAGCACACTTTGTAAGCAAGATAACATCTAGTAAACCTTCTGCTGTTGTCAGtgaaaaatttaaagaacaaGTTTATCTTGCAAAAACCATGACCAGTTTATCACCAGCCATTCTTGGCAATGCAGTTCAGTTGATCTCTTCAGTCCCCAAAGGGAAACTGCCAATCCCACCCTACTCAAGAATGAAGACAACGGAGGTTTACAAAATCAAATCAGATGCTAACATTGCAGGTTTTTCTTTACCAGGACCTAAGGCCGACTGTGATAAGATATCCTCCACCACAGAAGGCTTTAATGCAGCCACCAAGGTGGCAAGCAAGCTACCTGTTCCACAAGTGTCACAGCAGAGTGCCTGTGAAAGTGCCTTTTGTCCACCCACCAAACTTGATCTtaaccacaaaacaaaactgaacagTGGAGcagcaaagagaaaaggaagaaaatggaaggtACCAGATGAAATTTTGGCATTTcagggaaaaaggagaaaatgtatcATTAATAAGTGTAGAGATGgtaaagaaagagtaaaaaatgATCCCCAAGAATTCAGAGACCAAAAGCTGGGGACCCTGAAAAAATATCGTAGCATTATGCCCAAACCTATCATGGTcatacccactttggcctccctggCTTCTCCAACTATACAGTCCCAGATGCTTGGGGGCCTAGGACAGGATGTTTTGTTAAATAATTCACTCACTCCTAAATATCTTGGCTGTAAGCAAGACAACAGCTCTTCCCCTAAGCCCAGCTCCGTGTTCAGAAATGGATTCTCTGGCATTAAGAAGCCTTGGCACAGATGTCACGTCTGCAACCACCACTTCCAGTTCAAACAGCACCTTCAAGACCACATGAATACACACACCAACAGACGCCCTTACAGTTGTCGGATATGTCGCAAGTCCTACGTACGTCCTGGCAGCCTGAGCACACACATGAAACTTCATCATGGTGAGAACCGTCTGAAGAAACTCATGTGTTGTGAATTTTGTGCAAAAGTGTTTGGCCACATCCGAGTCTATTTTGGCCATCTGAAAGAAGTGCATAGGGTTGTGATCAGCACTGAGCCCGCTCCCAGTGAACTGCAGCCAGGAGACATACCAAAGAACAGAGACGTGAGTGTGCAAGGCATGGAGGGATCATTGGAGAG GGAAAACAAGTCCAACCTGGAAGAAGACTTCCTTCTAAACCAGGCAGGTGAAGTCAAATTACAAATCAAATGTGGTCGTTGTCAGATTACTGCTCAGTCTTTTGcggaaataaaatttcatttactttATGTTCACGGAGAGGAAATTCAGGGCAGGCTACAAGAAGGGACCTTCCCAGGAAGCAAGGGGACTCAGGAAGAGTTGGTGCAGCACGCTAGCCACGACTGGAAAAGGCATCCTGAGAGAGGGAAGCCGGAGAAGGTTCATTCCTCCTCCGAGGAATCACACGCATGTCCAAGACTGAAAAGGCAGCTCCACCTTCATCAGAATGGCGTGGAAATGCCCATAGAAAATGAAGGACCCCAGTCAGGAACCAACAAGCCAAGGGAAACCTGCCAGGGCCCTGAGTGTCCTGGCCTGCACACAGTTCTCTTGTGGTCCCGTTCAGGCTTTAACTGCCTGCTTTGTGCAGAGATGCTGGGACAGAAAGAGGACCTCCTCCACCACTGGAAGCACCAGCATAACTGTGAGGACCCTTCCAAACTGTGGGCTATTTTAAATACAGTCTCCAACCAGGGAGTGATCGAACTTTCCAGTGAAGCTGAGAAATGA
- the ZNF438 gene encoding zinc finger protein 438 isoform X8: MFCHCHILLDTDWRTIGMCVEESMHILSSEHFDGINHKLHARTVKGESNIPSGTIQSRKGLQNKSQFRTIAPKIVPKVLTSRMLPCHSPSHSDQVNLGPSINSKPLGMSTQNYALMQVAGQEGTFSLVALPHVASAQPIQKPRMSLPENLKLPIPRYQPPRNSKGSRKKPILIFPKSGCSKAPAQTQMCPQMSPSPPHHPELLYKPSPFEEVPSLEQAPASISTAALTNGSDHGDLRPPVTNTHGSLNPPATPASPTPEEPAKQDLTDLSGKAHFVSKITSSKPSAVVSEKFKEQVYLAKTMTSLSPAILGNAVQLISSVPKGKLPIPPYSRMKTTEVYKIKSDANIAGFSLPGPKADCDKISSTTEGFNAATKVASKLPVPQVSQQSACESAFCPPTKLDLNHKTKLNSGAAKRKGRKWKVPDEILAFQGKRRKCIINKCRDGKERVKNDPQEFRDQKLGTLKKYRSIMPKPIMVIPTLASLASPTIQSQMLGGLGQDVLLNNSLTPKYLGCKQDNSSSPKPSSVFRNGFSGIKKPWHRCHVCNHHFQFKQHLQDHMNTHTNRRPYSCRICRKSYVRPGSLSTHMKLHHGENRLKKLMCCEFCAKVFGHIRVYFGHLKEVHRVVISTEPAPSELQPGDIPKNRDVSVQGMEGSLERENKSNLEEDFLLNQAGEVKLQIKCGRCQITAQSFAEIKFHLLYVHGEEIQGRLQEGTFPGSKGTQEELVQHASHDWKRHPERGKPEKVHSSSEESHACPRLKRQLHLHQNGVEMPIENEGPQSGTNKPRETCQGPECPGLHTVLLWSRSGFNCLLCAEMLGQKEDLLHHWKHQHNCEDPSKLWAILNTVSNQGVIELSSEAEK, from the exons GTGAATCAAACATCCCTTCTGGAACAATACAGAGTAGGAAAGGTTTGCAGAATAAGAGTCAGTTTAGGACCATCGCACCAAAAATTGTGCCCAAAGTCCTAACGTCCAGAATGCTGCCATGTCATTCACCATCACACTCTGATCAGGTGAATCTGGGACCCTCCATCAACTCCAAGCCTCTGGGGATGTCCACCCAGAACTATGCCCTGATGCAGGTTGCTGGCCAGGAGGGGACATTTTCTCTTGTTGCTCTGCCACATGTTGCCTCAGCTCAGCCAATTCAGAAACCCAGAATGTCCCTACCTGAAAACCTGAAACTTCCTATTCCTAGATATCAACCCCCTAGAAATAGCAAAGGATCAAGAAAGAAACCCATCCTGATCTTTCCTAAGAGTGGCTGTAGCAAAGCTCCTGCCCAAACCCAAATGTGTCCTCAGATGTCCCCTTCCCCACCTCACCACCCTGAACTCCTGTACAAACCCAGTCCATTTGAGGAAGTGCCATCACTAGAGCAAGCCCCAGCCAGCATTAGCACAGCTGCGCTGACCAATGGAAGTGACCATGGGGACTTGAGACCACCGGTGACCAACACCCATGGCAGTCTGAACCCTCCTGCTACCCCAGCATCACCCACACCAGAGGAGCCTGCCAAGCAGGACCTCACAGATCTTTCAGGGAAAGCACACTTTGTAAGCAAGATAACATCTAGTAAACCTTCTGCTGTTGTCAGtgaaaaatttaaagaacaaGTTTATCTTGCAAAAACCATGACCAGTTTATCACCAGCCATTCTTGGCAATGCAGTTCAGTTGATCTCTTCAGTCCCCAAAGGGAAACTGCCAATCCCACCCTACTCAAGAATGAAGACAACGGAGGTTTACAAAATCAAATCAGATGCTAACATTGCAGGTTTTTCTTTACCAGGACCTAAGGCCGACTGTGATAAGATATCCTCCACCACAGAAGGCTTTAATGCAGCCACCAAGGTGGCAAGCAAGCTACCTGTTCCACAAGTGTCACAGCAGAGTGCCTGTGAAAGTGCCTTTTGTCCACCCACCAAACTTGATCTtaaccacaaaacaaaactgaacagTGGAGcagcaaagagaaaaggaagaaaatggaaggtACCAGATGAAATTTTGGCATTTcagggaaaaaggagaaaatgtatcATTAATAAGTGTAGAGATGgtaaagaaagagtaaaaaatgATCCCCAAGAATTCAGAGACCAAAAGCTGGGGACCCTGAAAAAATATCGTAGCATTATGCCCAAACCTATCATGGTcatacccactttggcctccctggCTTCTCCAACTATACAGTCCCAGATGCTTGGGGGCCTAGGACAGGATGTTTTGTTAAATAATTCACTCACTCCTAAATATCTTGGCTGTAAGCAAGACAACAGCTCTTCCCCTAAGCCCAGCTCCGTGTTCAGAAATGGATTCTCTGGCATTAAGAAGCCTTGGCACAGATGTCACGTCTGCAACCACCACTTCCAGTTCAAACAGCACCTTCAAGACCACATGAATACACACACCAACAGACGCCCTTACAGTTGTCGGATATGTCGCAAGTCCTACGTACGTCCTGGCAGCCTGAGCACACACATGAAACTTCATCATGGTGAGAACCGTCTGAAGAAACTCATGTGTTGTGAATTTTGTGCAAAAGTGTTTGGCCACATCCGAGTCTATTTTGGCCATCTGAAAGAAGTGCATAGGGTTGTGATCAGCACTGAGCCCGCTCCCAGTGAACTGCAGCCAGGAGACATACCAAAGAACAGAGACGTGAGTGTGCAAGGCATGGAGGGATCATTGGAGAG GGAAAACAAGTCCAACCTGGAAGAAGACTTCCTTCTAAACCAGGCAGGTGAAGTCAAATTACAAATCAAATGTGGTCGTTGTCAGATTACTGCTCAGTCTTTTGcggaaataaaatttcatttactttATGTTCACGGAGAGGAAATTCAGGGCAGGCTACAAGAAGGGACCTTCCCAGGAAGCAAGGGGACTCAGGAAGAGTTGGTGCAGCACGCTAGCCACGACTGGAAAAGGCATCCTGAGAGAGGGAAGCCGGAGAAGGTTCATTCCTCCTCCGAGGAATCACACGCATGTCCAAGACTGAAAAGGCAGCTCCACCTTCATCAGAATGGCGTGGAAATGCCCATAGAAAATGAAGGACCCCAGTCAGGAACCAACAAGCCAAGGGAAACCTGCCAGGGCCCTGAGTGTCCTGGCCTGCACACAGTTCTCTTGTGGTCCCGTTCAGGCTTTAACTGCCTGCTTTGTGCAGAGATGCTGGGACAGAAAGAGGACCTCCTCCACCACTGGAAGCACCAGCATAACTGTGAGGACCCTTCCAAACTGTGGGCTATTTTAAATACAGTCTCCAACCAGGGAGTGATCGAACTTTCCAGTGAAGCTGAGAAATGA